In a genomic window of Oncorhynchus kisutch isolate 150728-3 linkage group LG9, Okis_V2, whole genome shotgun sequence:
- the LOC109896319 gene encoding zinc finger protein 800-like: MEVEMEEIPQDEPQPEPESHVTRDQCCQTDEPQPSSPNPMTDLNPGPDAAPRTPGYCVEPGDPPLLQLQLQTSKSGIQQIIEVFRSGTAQLKHMLLNEVDTIFECKTCRSLFRGLPNLITHKEYYCLIKLPKPDDPAGDGDKQSGAMKDLLEAIYPRKDRPDYVMRLEPIQTSNNAVFQFLSSEEELAHFPRAPHTPGGTHTHSPEPWGEQGGTPENGQTGEGEERRRSDQEEEEGGEEVAQPEEEGSTSGVEDVTISCCLCGKDFNSRRSIRRHCRKMHQTKLEELRKFTETRTVPISLLSMVKGRSRPLHTPSGKSCPVCFKSFATKANVRRHFDEVHRGLRRDTITPDIATRPGQPLSLEATPPRKSASSSPARGHTPKSGGASGATTPQPPKASTAVPPAPSLLASALYNLASCRCLLCKRKYSSQVMLKRHMRIVHKIYNLKNVSSVSTTATTSTVTNSKTATNTDSTPSNSTPSNSLSMKEEAVESWDDPDSSPASSPGDTDRKGVNVATKSGQKIKEEEGGSSPKTSTRSTSINSTGGTSSGTLGRPPQKLSVGFDFKQLFCKLCKRQFSSRQNLTKHIELHTDGTDIFIKFYRCPLCRYESRRKRDVLRHVTVVHKKSTGYLAKIVPKLESRAVKRPAEVVLNSAPNANNNKRGGPTVKEEVNGCHSAPSPPTPPVTRKQELLNSSSYPVTRKQDLLSSSTPVTRNQERQERQQEAQTGSPVSRKNDKQHPDTSAPTPPHTRRHDAHQESSSSSTEVRVTKNFSLHSCDVCGRAFAKKLYLESHKRSHRNATPPVSTPPSGARAKGVSTRSKAML; the protein is encoded by the exons ATGGAGGTTGAGATGGAGGAGATCCCCCAGGACGAGCCCCAACCTGAGCCTGAGAGCCATGTTACCAGAGACCAGTGCTGCCAGACAGACGAACCACAGCCCAGCAGCcctaacccaatgactgaccttAACCCTGGCCCCGACGCAGCCCCCAGGACACCAG GGTACTGCGTGGAGCCAGGTGACCCTCCTCTGTTGCAGCTGCAGCTCCAGACCTCCAAGTCTGGCATCCAGCAGATCATAGAGGTCTTCCGTTCAG GTACTGCCCAGCTAAAGCACATGCTGCTGAATGAGGTGGACACCATCTTTGAGTGTAAGACATGTCGCAGCTTGTTCCGGGGCCTGCCCAACCTCATCACCCACAAAGAGTACTACTGCCTCATCAAACTGCCCAAGCCCGACG ATCCAGCGGGCGATGGGGACAAGCAGAGCGGGGCCATGAAGGACCTCCTGGAGGCCATCTACCCCAGGAAGGACCGGCCGGACTACGTGATGCGCCTGGAGCCAATCCAGACCTCCAATAACGctgtgttccagttcctgtcCTCAGAGGAGGAGCTGGCCCACTTCCCCCGGGCTCCACACACCCCTGGagggacccacacacacagccctgagccctggggggagcagggagggacgCCGGAGAatggacagacaggagagggggaggagaggaggaggagtgaccaggaggaggaggagggaggagaggaggtggcgCAGCCCGAGGAGGAGGGGTCTACGAGCGGG gtGGAGGACGTTACCATCTCGTGCTGCCTGTGTGGTAAGGACTTCAACTCTCGCCGCAGCATCCGCCGCCACTGTCGCAAGATGCACCAGACCAAGCTGGAGGAGCTCCGGAAGTTCACCGAGACGCGCACCGTTCCCATCAGCCTCCTCTCCATGGTCAAAGGTCGGTCCCGCCCCTTGCACACGCCCAGCGGCAAGTCCTGCCCCGTCTGCTTCAAGTCCTTCGCCACCAAGGCCAACGTGCGGCGCCATTTTGACGAGGTGCACCGCGGCCTGCGTCGGGACACCATCACGCCGGACATAGCCACGCGCCCCGGCCAGCCGCTGTCTCTGGAGGCCACGCCGCCCCGCAAGAGCGCCAGCTCCTCCCCCGCGAGAGGTCACACCCCGAAGAGCGGAGGAGCCTCGGGGGCTACCACCCCTCAGCCGCCCAAAGCCTCCACCGCGGTGCCCCCTGCCCCTTCTCTCCTGGCATCGGCCCTGTACAACCTGGCCTCCTGCCGCTGTCTGCTCTGCAAGAGGAAGTACAGCTCCCAGGTCATGTTAAAGAGACACATGCGCATCGTCCACAAGATCTACAATCTCAAGAACGTTAGCTCCGTCTCCACGACCGCAACCACATCCACGGTGACCAACAGCAAAACAGCCACCAACACTGACAGCACCCCTAGCAACAGCACCCCTAGCAACAGCTTGAGCATGAAGGAGGAGGCGGTTGAATCCTGGGACGACCCTGACTCCAGCCCCGCCTCGTCGCCTGGCGACACGGACAGGAAGGGCGTCAACGTGGCAACCAAGTCAGGTCAAAAGATCAAAGAGGAAGAGGGTGGGAGCAGCCCCAAGACATCAACTCGTTCTACTTCCATCAACAGCACCGGTGGTACTAGTAGCGGGACTCTTGGGAGACCCCCTCAGAAGCTCTCGGTGGGGTTCGACTTCAAGCAGCTGTTCTGCAAGCTGTGCAAACGTCAGTTCAGCTCGCGCCAGAACCTCACCAAGCACATCGAGCTGCACACGGACGGGACGGACATCTTCATCAAGTTCTACCGCTGCCCGCTCTGTCGCTACGAGTCCCGCCGCAAGCGCGACGTCCTGCGCCACGTGACGGTGGTGCACAAGAAGTCGACGGGCTACCTGGCCAAGATCGTTCCCAAGCTGGAGTCGCGAGCGGTCAAGCGGCCGGCTGAGGTGGTCCTCAACTCTGCCCCCAATGCCAACAACAACAAGAGAGGAGGACCAACAGTCAAGGAGGAGGTGAACGGGTGCCACTCGGCCCCCTCTCCCCCTACGCCCCCAGTCACACGCAAACAGGAGCTCCTCAACTCCTCCTCCTACCCAGTCACACGCAAACaggacctcctctcctcctccactccggtCACTCGCAaccaggagagacaggagaggcagcAGGAGGCCCAAACCGGGTCACCTGTCTCCCGTAAGAATGACAAACAACACCCCGACACCTCTGCCCCGACGCCGCCCCACACACGTCGCCATGACGCCCACCAggagagcagcagcagtagcacagAGGTGCGTGTCACCAAGAACTTCTCGCTCCACTCGTGTGACGTGTGCGGCCGGGCCTTCGCCAAGAAACTCTACCTGGAGTCCCATAAGAGGAGCCACCGGAACGCCACGCCACCGGTCAGCACACCGCCCAGCGGCGCCAGGGCTAAGGGGGTCAGCACTCGGTCCAAGGCAATGCTCTG a